The following proteins are co-located in the Desulfoscipio sp. XC116 genome:
- a CDS encoding TIGR02186 family protein, with product MKKSLMLLLVFVLVTACANAAWAAPVAVGVAPNKIDVGFNFKGADLSVSGTVPEGSDVYVKVASPFDSVLQLNKKGRVGPFWMNVENVDVTAVPKLYQVFSSAPLGNLPPDLSQQYGLTPGFDPVYQNALVAKHGEEGSARLGQREANVYVDSLVNIYQKSGLYAVKENSAMVNGSRFEVNVQLPPNIPQEDCEVTVYAVNNGVLVDQQSVSLPVGSVGLLSWLNHEAVYDGPNYGFMAVLIALVFGTGIALLFGYLESLITGDKTVGLDAGAGH from the coding sequence ATGAAGAAGAGTCTTATGTTATTACTGGTTTTTGTGCTTGTAACCGCATGCGCAAACGCGGCCTGGGCCGCCCCCGTCGCTGTCGGGGTGGCGCCGAATAAAATAGACGTGGGTTTTAATTTCAAAGGAGCGGATTTATCGGTGTCCGGCACTGTGCCGGAGGGTTCCGATGTTTACGTTAAAGTGGCTTCTCCATTTGATTCGGTGTTGCAGCTGAACAAAAAAGGGCGGGTGGGTCCGTTTTGGATGAACGTCGAAAACGTCGACGTCACCGCGGTGCCAAAACTTTATCAGGTTTTTTCCTCGGCGCCTTTAGGAAATCTGCCGCCTGATTTGAGTCAACAATACGGATTAACACCGGGCTTTGATCCGGTATATCAAAACGCCCTGGTGGCGAAGCACGGCGAAGAAGGCAGTGCCCGGCTCGGCCAACGGGAAGCAAATGTCTACGTGGATTCGCTGGTAAATATTTATCAAAAAAGCGGACTTTATGCCGTTAAAGAGAATTCAGCCATGGTTAACGGATCCCGGTTTGAGGTCAATGTGCAGCTGCCGCCGAACATACCTCAGGAAGACTGCGAGGTTACGGTATATGCGGTGAACAACGGCGTGTTGGTAGACCAGCAAAGCGTATCGTTGCCCGTAGGCAGCGTCGGCTTACTCAGCTGGTTAAACCACGAAGCCGTATATGACGGACCCAATTACGGTTTCATGGCCGTTTTAATCGCCCTTGTTTTTGGAACCGGCATTGCCTTGCTGTTCGGTTACCTGGAAAGTCTAATCACCGGCGACAAGACGGTAGGTCTTGATGCCGGGGCCGGTCACTGA
- a CDS encoding YibE/F family protein: MHKHCLTIITGCIILILMLTLTSSPAFSQQTGTEAPEHYYVRAKVVGIKDHGEAKSPDKMTGVEKEQRVAVEITGGRHTGQELIVPHILMDHPGYDINVTPGTEVILYVEPNGDAIGNAYIADYARDKKLLYLAALFVLLLAVIGGRKGIKSIISLAITGCAIFFVLLPLIFKGYDPITTTVLVSAAVTTIILIILGGISAKTISAVIGTTGGVIVAGLLAFIVGTAAHLTGFSDEEMQMLLYIPQQVNFDYKGILFAGMIIGALGAVMDVGMSIASAVEEIKRANPLLRSGSLIRAGMNVGRDIMGTMADTLILAYAGSAMPLMLVFMAYDMPVIKMMNLDLIATEIVRALAGSVGLILAVPITSITAGLLFGQAKNYSQSNFNQ; encoded by the coding sequence ATGCATAAACATTGTTTAACGATTATTACGGGCTGCATTATTCTAATCTTAATGCTTACCCTCACATCCTCCCCCGCATTTAGCCAGCAAACCGGAACCGAAGCCCCCGAACATTACTACGTCAGAGCCAAGGTTGTGGGAATTAAAGACCACGGAGAGGCTAAATCACCGGACAAAATGACCGGGGTGGAAAAGGAACAACGGGTTGCCGTAGAAATCACCGGCGGCCGGCACACCGGTCAGGAGCTGATCGTGCCGCATATTTTGATGGATCACCCCGGCTATGACATCAATGTAACCCCCGGAACTGAAGTAATATTGTATGTCGAACCTAATGGAGACGCCATAGGAAATGCATACATCGCCGATTACGCCAGAGACAAAAAGTTACTGTACTTGGCTGCCCTCTTTGTGCTGCTCCTGGCGGTAATCGGGGGCCGCAAGGGAATCAAATCAATCATATCCCTGGCTATCACAGGATGTGCCATATTCTTTGTTTTATTGCCGTTAATATTCAAGGGTTACGATCCTATTACGACAACCGTTCTGGTATCCGCCGCAGTCACAACGATAATCTTAATTATTCTCGGGGGAATATCGGCAAAAACAATCTCGGCTGTTATAGGCACCACCGGCGGAGTTATAGTGGCGGGTTTACTTGCTTTTATAGTCGGCACCGCCGCTCATTTGACCGGTTTTAGTGACGAAGAAATGCAAATGCTATTATATATCCCACAACAGGTAAACTTTGATTACAAGGGTATCTTGTTTGCCGGAATGATCATTGGCGCGTTAGGCGCGGTTATGGACGTCGGTATGTCCATAGCATCGGCAGTTGAAGAAATAAAAAGGGCCAATCCGCTGCTGCGGTCCGGCTCTTTAATCAGAGCAGGCATGAATGTGGGTCGTGACATCATGGGAACCATGGCCGACACTCTCATCCTGGCTTATGCCGGCAGCGCCATGCCCCTGATGCTGGTTTTTATGGCCTATGACATGCCTGTAATTAAAATGATGAATCTTGACCTGATAGCTACCGAGATTGTCCGTGCTCTCGCCGGCAGTGTTGGTCTGATTCTGGCTGTTCCCATTACTTCAATTACGGCCGGATTGTTGTTTGGACAGGCAAAAAATTATTCACAGTCAAACTTTAATCAGTGA
- a CDS encoding glycine betaine/L-proline ABC transporter ATP-binding protein, which produces MNAKLKVEQLTKVFGRNPRSVLPKLAKGLSKEQILKETGHTVGVNKVSFDVAEGEIFVIMGLSGSGKSTLIRCLNLLNKPTEGKIYVDGEDIVHYDSKDLKAFRQTKVAMVFQHFGLFTHRKVIDNVAYGLEIKNVSPSERYNIARETLSSVGLQGWEDKYPNELSGGMQQRVGLARALATNPNILLMDEPFSALDPLIKREMQQELLDIQSRLKKTIIFITHDINEAFKLGDRVAIMKDAVIEQIGTPEEILAKPRNEYIQKFVRDIDRSKVLQAKNIMFKPSTLVSLKDGLKVAIKEMEQGGISSSFVLDNERRLQGLVTIDDAIKALKDGKSIRDILKQEFYTTDPEAYMHELIPYATATKYPIAVVDENKKLLGIILRVTVLSNLV; this is translated from the coding sequence ATGAACGCAAAATTAAAAGTTGAACAACTGACAAAAGTTTTTGGGCGCAATCCCCGTTCAGTTTTACCTAAATTGGCAAAAGGACTGTCCAAGGAACAGATTCTTAAAGAAACCGGGCATACGGTCGGCGTAAACAAAGTTTCCTTTGACGTCGCTGAAGGGGAGATCTTTGTTATCATGGGTCTGTCGGGAAGCGGCAAGTCAACTTTGATCCGCTGCCTAAATCTTCTCAATAAACCAACTGAGGGGAAAATCTACGTAGATGGAGAAGACATTGTTCATTATGACAGCAAGGATTTAAAAGCATTTAGACAGACAAAAGTAGCCATGGTGTTTCAGCATTTTGGTTTATTCACCCATCGAAAAGTGATTGATAATGTAGCGTATGGCCTGGAAATTAAAAATGTTTCCCCGTCGGAGCGTTATAACATAGCCCGGGAAACTTTAAGCAGCGTCGGCTTGCAAGGCTGGGAAGATAAATATCCCAATGAATTAAGCGGAGGCATGCAGCAGCGGGTGGGTTTGGCCAGAGCCCTGGCTACCAATCCGAATATTCTCCTTATGGATGAGCCTTTTAGCGCCCTTGACCCCTTGATTAAGCGGGAGATGCAACAAGAGCTGCTGGATATTCAATCACGTTTAAAAAAGACGATTATTTTTATTACCCATGACATCAATGAAGCTTTTAAACTGGGTGACCGGGTTGCCATTATGAAAGACGCGGTTATTGAACAAATCGGAACTCCCGAGGAAATCCTGGCCAAGCCCAGAAATGAGTATATTCAAAAGTTTGTCCGGGATATCGATCGTTCTAAAGTATTGCAAGCAAAAAATATTATGTTTAAACCTTCTACCCTGGTTTCCCTTAAAGATGGTCTGAAAGTGGCCATTAAAGAAATGGAACAAGGCGGAATCTCCAGTAGCTTTGTATTGGATAATGAGCGTAGGTTGCAAGGATTGGTGACCATCGATGACGCTATTAAAGCTCTAAAAGATGGTAAAAGTATCAGAGACATTTTGAAGCAAGAATTTTACACTACGGACCCGGAAGCCTATATGCATGAGCTGATTCCCTATGCCACGGCAACTAAGTACCCCATTGCCGTGGTTGATGAAAATAAAAAGTTGTTAGGTATTATTTTAAGGGTAACAGTACTATCTAATTTAGTTTAA
- a CDS encoding proline/glycine betaine ABC transporter permease — protein sequence MNQFPESLNINVGQYVEGFITWLMHNFGGFFHAVSSGILWFLLQMQNLMFFIPWWLVLVIVFLIGWKLKDLASGAIYTLLILLVGAFGLWNSMLLTLSIVITAVVISMLLGIPLGIFMAYNNVFNTFMRPILDGMQTMPSFVYLIPALLLFGMGKVPAVFATMIYAIPPVIRLTDLGIRNVPKEMVEAAHSFGSSNWQTLIKIQLPQALPTIMTGINQTIMMALSMVVIASMIGAKGLGLDVLGAIQHIDIGEGFEAGISIVFLAIIIDRLSQSVATRFKYPE from the coding sequence ATGAATCAATTTCCGGAGTCCCTGAACATAAATGTGGGGCAATATGTTGAAGGTTTTATAACATGGTTGATGCATAATTTTGGAGGCTTCTTTCACGCAGTTTCATCCGGTATTTTATGGTTTCTTCTGCAAATGCAGAATTTAATGTTTTTTATACCCTGGTGGCTGGTATTGGTCATAGTATTCTTGATCGGATGGAAGCTTAAAGATCTGGCCTCCGGTGCTATCTATACTCTTTTAATTCTCTTGGTAGGGGCGTTTGGCCTTTGGAATTCCATGCTGTTAACCCTGTCCATTGTCATAACTGCTGTTGTAATTTCTATGCTGCTGGGAATTCCCCTGGGTATTTTCATGGCTTATAATAATGTATTTAATACTTTTATGCGGCCAATTCTGGATGGCATGCAGACAATGCCCAGCTTTGTGTATTTGATTCCCGCTCTGTTGCTTTTTGGGATGGGTAAAGTACCGGCGGTATTTGCCACCATGATTTATGCGATCCCCCCCGTTATTCGCTTGACCGATTTGGGTATACGCAATGTTCCCAAAGAAATGGTCGAAGCTGCTCATTCCTTTGGCTCTTCCAACTGGCAAACTCTGATCAAGATTCAGCTTCCCCAGGCCCTGCCCACAATTATGACCGGCATCAATCAAACGATCATGATGGCACTGTCCATGGTTGTTATCGCATCCATGATTGGAGCTAAGGGACTGGGGCTTGACGTGCTGGGGGCAATTCAGCACATTGATATCGGGGAAGGTTTTGAAGCCGGCATTAGTATTGTCTTTCTGGCTATTATTATCGATAGGCTGTCACAATCCGTTGCCACGCGATTTAAGTATCCGGAATAG
- a CDS encoding CBS domain-containing protein, whose translation MKVNIAGIMVPIGEYPVIPEDTSVYSAARALVENYRNRDGTWTGYELLLVEDRQKEIVGYITLRSFLKAIGLSNGENVNKLMDILFSNPRLNHTELKVKSIVQSVEGRMINVNEDLIKVVEKIMKNSANSIMVLDGDKAVGVVRVIDLLWFIEDLLS comes from the coding sequence ATGAAAGTTAATATTGCGGGGATCATGGTCCCTATCGGAGAATATCCGGTAATCCCGGAAGATACCTCCGTTTATTCAGCGGCCCGCGCACTGGTGGAAAATTATCGCAACCGGGATGGCACCTGGACTGGTTATGAATTGCTCCTGGTTGAGGACCGGCAAAAAGAAATAGTTGGTTATATAACCCTGCGCTCCTTTTTAAAGGCCATCGGATTAAGCAACGGGGAAAACGTCAACAAGCTGATGGACATTTTATTTTCCAATCCCCGGCTAAACCATACGGAACTTAAAGTTAAAAGTATCGTGCAGTCCGTGGAGGGCAGGATGATTAACGTTAACGAAGACTTGATTAAGGTCGTGGAAAAAATCATGAAAAACAGCGCTAATTCCATTATGGTGCTTGACGGCGATAAAGCTGTGGGGGTTGTGCGGGTAATCGACTTGTTATGGTTTATAGAAGACTTATTATCTTAG
- a CDS encoding CBS domain-containing protein encodes MAIKQAAGAFMVPLSQCPSLSENAGVYHALAVLKESLHGKDGNNAWRGHRMAVVYGEKTDPLGILTLKNILQAVHLKLLAADPYFKSECFSWYYIKELHNRQGGIKVREIMRPLQKVVMEYNCSVSEAAQLFAGHGINYLPVKEGNKFVGILNARDLFYHYYELSRFNVFRENNTNRDPAEYVGYATV; translated from the coding sequence ATGGCTATAAAGCAAGCTGCCGGGGCATTCATGGTTCCTCTGAGCCAATGTCCGTCGTTAAGTGAAAATGCCGGTGTCTACCACGCCCTGGCCGTGCTGAAAGAATCCCTGCACGGAAAAGACGGCAACAACGCCTGGCGTGGTCACCGCATGGCGGTGGTCTACGGAGAAAAAACCGATCCCCTCGGTATCCTGACCCTTAAAAATATCCTGCAGGCCGTACATTTGAAACTATTAGCCGCTGATCCTTACTTTAAATCAGAATGTTTTAGTTGGTACTACATCAAAGAATTGCACAACAGGCAGGGCGGCATCAAAGTGCGGGAAATCATGCGACCCCTGCAAAAAGTGGTCATGGAATACAACTGCAGCGTATCTGAAGCGGCCCAGCTGTTTGCCGGTCACGGCATTAATTACCTGCCAGTAAAAGAGGGGAATAAATTTGTGGGCATACTGAACGCCAGGGACCTGTTTTACCACTATTACGAACTATCGCGCTTCAATGTGTTCAGGGAAAACAATACGAATAGGGACCCGGCGGAATACGTCGGCTATGCAACTGTTTAA
- a CDS encoding ABC transporter substrate-binding protein, with translation MRKKGWIKFISALLAVGAAFLLGGCAAANQNQQQTAGEQKPQLIFADPQWDSVAFNNAVAQYIIENGYGYPTDTTSGSSAITFEGLVSGDIDIYMEVWTDNLQPKYGEDLKSGAIQELGANFSDNAQGLYVPTYLIKGDPARDIEPLAPDLKSVQDLPKYRQLFKDPEDPSKGRIFGSPAGWEVDKILQTKIKSYELDKDYNYFSPGSDTALATSITKAYEEGTPWLGYYWTPTWIMGKYDMTLLQDTPYSEELWNDGYRCAFPSMNITIAVNKHVPQKAPDVVEFLKKYQTNSELLSGALAYMQKNDVKVDRAAIWFLKNNEDIWTKWVPGDIAQNVKATLK, from the coding sequence ATGCGGAAAAAAGGTTGGATTAAATTTATATCCGCTTTATTGGCCGTTGGTGCGGCATTCTTACTTGGTGGCTGTGCCGCTGCTAATCAGAATCAACAACAGACAGCCGGTGAGCAAAAGCCACAACTTATTTTTGCCGATCCTCAATGGGATAGCGTAGCATTTAATAATGCTGTGGCTCAATACATTATTGAAAATGGCTACGGGTATCCAACGGATACCACCAGCGGGTCTTCGGCAATTACCTTTGAGGGTTTAGTTAGCGGCGACATTGACATTTACATGGAGGTTTGGACAGATAACCTGCAGCCCAAATATGGAGAAGACCTTAAAAGCGGCGCTATCCAAGAACTTGGCGCTAATTTCAGTGACAACGCCCAGGGGCTATATGTTCCTACGTACCTGATCAAAGGTGATCCCGCCAGAGATATAGAACCGCTGGCTCCGGATTTGAAATCGGTACAGGACCTGCCAAAATACCGGCAATTATTCAAGGACCCCGAGGACCCGTCCAAAGGCCGGATTTTCGGGTCTCCCGCCGGATGGGAAGTTGATAAGATTCTCCAGACTAAGATTAAAAGCTATGAACTTGATAAAGACTACAATTATTTTAGTCCCGGTTCAGACACAGCTCTTGCCACTTCCATAACTAAAGCCTATGAAGAAGGAACACCCTGGCTCGGCTATTATTGGACACCAACTTGGATTATGGGTAAATACGATATGACTTTGCTTCAAGACACTCCTTATAGTGAGGAATTGTGGAATGATGGCTATAGATGTGCGTTTCCTTCAATGAACATCACGATAGCCGTTAATAAGCATGTTCCTCAAAAGGCGCCGGATGTTGTAGAGTTTCTAAAAAAATATCAAACAAACAGTGAGTTATTGAGCGGCGCCTTGGCCTATATGCAGAAAAATGATGTCAAAGTGGATCGGGCCGCTATCTGGTTTTTGAAAAACAATGAAGATATCTGGACGAAGTGGGTTCCCGGTGACATTGCCCAAAATGTTAAGGCGACACTCAAATAG
- a CDS encoding sulfite exporter TauE/SafE family protein, whose translation MDIFFPVARMPISILSILGLGGAVGLLSGLFGVGGGFLMTPLLMMMGVPPAVAVASDTNQIVAASASGTLAHSRQKNVDFKLGFIILLGGLVGGSLGTVLVKLLRSLGNFDFVLSLCYVVMLLSVGTFMLIESITALKSLHQKTPDVPENASLKIKKPSAVKRFMNKLPMRVYFEVSGIESSVLALFALGLLIGVLSALMGVGGGFIMLPVMIYLIGMPTHNAVGTSIFVIIFTAINVTLANSSLNHTVDLVLGIVLLIGSSIGAQFGAKLGKKLKAEQLRVVFSLIVLLVMVKMLFGLLVAPSLLIGLGGGH comes from the coding sequence ATGGATATATTCTTCCCCGTAGCCAGAATGCCCATATCGATTCTCTCGATCCTGGGCCTGGGGGGTGCGGTGGGGCTCCTTTCGGGATTATTCGGAGTGGGCGGCGGGTTTTTGATGACTCCGCTGCTGATGATGATGGGAGTGCCGCCGGCTGTGGCCGTGGCCAGCGATACCAACCAGATCGTAGCGGCGTCGGCTTCAGGCACGCTGGCCCATAGCAGACAGAAAAACGTTGATTTCAAGCTGGGGTTTATCATTCTGCTGGGCGGTCTGGTGGGCGGCAGCCTGGGCACGGTGCTGGTAAAGCTATTGCGCTCGCTGGGCAACTTCGATTTCGTTTTAAGTCTGTGTTACGTGGTCATGCTGCTTTCCGTGGGAACGTTCATGCTCATAGAAAGTATCACAGCGTTAAAAAGCCTGCATCAGAAAACCCCGGATGTACCGGAGAACGCGTCTCTGAAAATTAAAAAACCTTCGGCGGTTAAGCGTTTCATGAATAAACTGCCCATGCGCGTGTATTTTGAAGTTTCCGGTATTGAAAGCTCGGTGCTGGCGCTATTCGCACTGGGGTTGCTGATTGGTGTATTATCGGCGCTGATGGGCGTGGGCGGCGGATTTATCATGCTTCCGGTGATGATTTACCTAATTGGTATGCCCACCCATAACGCAGTGGGAACCAGTATCTTTGTCATTATCTTCACCGCCATCAATGTCACGCTGGCCAATAGTTCTTTAAACCACACCGTTGATCTGGTTCTAGGCATTGTACTGTTAATCGGTTCATCAATTGGCGCCCAATTCGGTGCCAAACTGGGTAAAAAGCTGAAAGCGGAACAATTGCGGGTGGTATTCTCTTTAATCGTGCTGCTGGTAATGGTGAAAATGCTGTTTGGTTTACTGGTTGCTCCCTCTTTGTTAATCGGATTGGGGGGCGGTCACTGA
- the atoS gene encoding two-component system sensor histidine kinase AtoS — protein sequence MRLMPVRFTLLPRIRIRYEGFTNQLLILVAILLMIPILLSVYLFHMVHSTELGMIRNHRENLEEAMNYLDDSLNSSFANILSSKEVRGLPRRDQENYLNQALSPIVERARNKYPGVDLGFYSVDFDVILDGNNEHLHENFSTRRKRYFDDALQNNQMIYEVLGQSGTGQLETYQPLVRDGKIIGLVWANENIKGIYKTVDDIQRVVYGIIFIGALLGFGGAFSLVNKFARNVNDIKKGLGVMGSDPAFILPEATGELGQITEAINEMYKKLINVEKYNDLILTSIDDGIITIDNNEKIISINSAAGRMLNLDEYCIDKTIGEVLPGSPFTHYLKNTLKGRPVKDLNAVDIVPGSSRHLLINTSQMYNVRQELVGALLHFRDITEIVRLQESFNRQERLAALGKLVAGVAHEIRSPLTSITGYLQFWNRGHAPSAKSLNIVNRELYRLSSLTDQLLEFARPSKAVFVEYDLNSLVNRLVQFFSDAYSGKLEILCRPDENLPPALLDPHQIEQVLTNILYNSYQVMEGRGRLEISTWLDDKTGMLGVAVRDHGSGIPEAVIPHIFEPFFTTKSKGTGLGLAIAHEIMEAHNGKIQVESRVNEGTTVTLYLPQAGRGDTDVKSIDR from the coding sequence ATGCGGTTAATGCCGGTACGATTTACCCTGCTGCCAAGGATCAGGATCAGGTATGAAGGGTTTACCAATCAATTACTGATCCTGGTGGCCATTTTGCTGATGATCCCCATTTTGCTTTCTGTTTACCTTTTTCACATGGTGCACTCCACCGAACTTGGGATGATCAGGAACCACCGCGAAAACCTGGAAGAGGCCATGAATTATCTTGATGACAGTCTGAACAGCTCCTTTGCGAATATCCTGTCGTCAAAAGAAGTCCGGGGCTTACCCCGGCGGGATCAGGAAAACTATTTAAACCAGGCGCTGAGCCCCATCGTGGAAAGAGCCAGGAACAAATATCCCGGCGTTGACCTCGGTTTTTACTCGGTGGATTTCGACGTGATTCTGGACGGGAACAACGAGCATTTGCACGAAAACTTTTCTACCCGCCGGAAGCGCTACTTTGATGATGCCTTGCAAAACAACCAGATGATCTATGAAGTGCTGGGCCAATCGGGTACCGGGCAGTTGGAAACCTACCAGCCGCTGGTCAGGGACGGAAAAATCATCGGCTTGGTGTGGGCCAACGAAAACATCAAGGGAATTTACAAAACCGTGGATGATATCCAGCGGGTGGTCTATGGTATTATCTTTATCGGCGCCCTCCTGGGTTTCGGAGGCGCTTTCAGCCTGGTCAACAAGTTTGCCCGTAACGTCAATGATATCAAAAAAGGGCTGGGAGTTATGGGCAGCGACCCCGCCTTTATCCTGCCCGAGGCTACGGGTGAGCTGGGTCAGATCACCGAAGCCATTAACGAGATGTACAAGAAATTGATTAACGTTGAAAAATACAACGACCTCATTTTAACCAGTATTGACGACGGGATTATCACCATCGACAACAATGAAAAAATTATCAGTATTAACTCGGCGGCCGGCCGCATGTTAAACCTGGATGAATACTGCATTGATAAAACCATCGGCGAGGTGCTGCCCGGCAGCCCGTTTACCCATTACCTGAAAAATACTTTAAAAGGAAGGCCGGTGAAGGACCTTAACGCGGTGGATATTGTCCCCGGTAGTTCCAGGCACCTGCTGATCAACACTTCACAAATGTACAACGTCAGGCAGGAACTGGTGGGCGCGCTGCTTCATTTCCGTGATATCACCGAAATAGTCCGTTTGCAGGAAAGCTTTAACCGGCAGGAAAGGCTGGCCGCCCTGGGTAAACTGGTGGCCGGGGTGGCTCATGAAATAAGAAGTCCGCTTACCTCCATCACCGGTTATTTGCAATTTTGGAACCGGGGCCATGCCCCGTCGGCCAAATCGCTTAATATTGTGAACCGGGAATTGTACCGCCTCTCCTCGCTGACCGATCAGCTGCTGGAGTTTGCCCGGCCCTCCAAGGCGGTTTTCGTGGAATACGACTTGAACAGTCTGGTCAACCGGTTGGTGCAGTTTTTTAGCGACGCGTACAGCGGCAAGCTTGAAATATTATGCCGCCCGGATGAAAATCTGCCGCCGGCCTTGCTGGATCCGCACCAGATTGAACAGGTCTTAACCAATATATTATACAACTCTTACCAGGTTATGGAGGGCCGGGGCAGGTTGGAGATATCCACCTGGCTGGACGATAAAACCGGCATGCTGGGAGTAGCCGTACGCGATCACGGAAGCGGTATTCCCGAAGCAGTCATTCCGCATATATTTGAACCCTTTTTTACAACCAAGTCCAAAGGTACGGGGCTTGGCTTGGCTATCGCCCATGAAATCATGGAAGCGCATAACGGTAAAATACAGGTGGAAAGCAGGGTCAACGAAGGAACCACTGTGACGCTGTACTTACCACAAGCCGGAAGAGGTGATACGGATGTCAAAAGTATTGATCGTTGA
- a CDS encoding sigma-54 dependent transcriptional regulator: MSKVLIVDDEEGVCELLRDVLEDAGFEAWIASNAREAREILQAKTPDTILLDIRLPDADGIQLIEEFNSMGIQVPVILMTAFGTTETAIQAMKQGAHDYLNKPLNLDELLLAVQKAVKMQELFSEVATLREELDIEENSVDSLIGQSKHMQDVCKIIGKVADSDITVLIQGESGTGKELVARSIHSNGRRHQRPFIKINCGSIPEYLMESELFGHEKGAFTGAIYQKPGKFELAHSGTVFLDEIGELPLHTQVKLLRVLQEKEFERVGGTKCIKVDVRILTATNRNLKQLVDEGKFREDLYYRVNVVNIKVPPLRERKEDIPRLVNYFLNKAARKFNKEISGITHEAITVLCNYHWPGNVRELKNICEQGVVMSRGTAILLEDLPLPGDGKLSLNGAGEQIGINIRGGKTLKEVVADVEKQVILKALNENNWNRQDTARMLGLNRRSLYAKMKEYDLIDG; this comes from the coding sequence ATGTCAAAAGTATTGATCGTTGACGATGAAGAGGGCGTATGTGAATTGCTCCGCGACGTGCTGGAAGATGCCGGTTTTGAAGCCTGGATTGCGTCAAACGCCCGGGAAGCGCGGGAAATATTGCAGGCCAAAACCCCGGATACCATTTTGCTGGATATCAGGCTGCCGGACGCCGACGGTATTCAGTTGATTGAGGAGTTCAACAGCATGGGCATTCAGGTGCCGGTGATTTTAATGACTGCCTTCGGTACCACGGAGACGGCTATCCAGGCTATGAAGCAGGGCGCCCACGACTACCTGAACAAGCCTCTTAACCTGGACGAGTTGCTCCTGGCGGTACAAAAGGCGGTTAAAATGCAGGAGCTTTTTTCCGAAGTGGCCACCCTCAGGGAGGAACTGGACATTGAAGAGAATTCTGTAGATAGCCTGATCGGCCAATCCAAGCACATGCAGGATGTTTGCAAAATCATCGGCAAGGTGGCGGACAGCGATATTACGGTATTGATCCAGGGGGAAAGCGGAACAGGCAAGGAATTGGTGGCCCGGTCCATTCACAGCAATGGTCGCCGTCACCAGCGGCCTTTCATCAAAATCAATTGCGGCAGTATCCCGGAATACTTGATGGAGAGTGAGCTGTTCGGTCATGAGAAGGGTGCTTTTACGGGCGCCATCTACCAGAAACCGGGTAAATTTGAATTGGCCCACAGCGGAACGGTTTTTTTGGACGAGATTGGTGAATTGCCGCTGCACACTCAGGTTAAGCTGCTGCGCGTACTGCAGGAAAAGGAGTTCGAGCGGGTGGGCGGTACCAAATGCATCAAGGTTGACGTACGCATCCTCACCGCTACCAACCGTAATCTCAAGCAACTGGTGGATGAAGGTAAATTTCGCGAAGATCTCTACTACCGGGTCAATGTAGTGAACATCAAAGTACCGCCTTTGCGAGAACGGAAAGAGGACATACCAAGGCTGGTGAATTATTTCCTAAATAAGGCGGCCCGTAAGTTTAACAAAGAAATTTCCGGCATTACCCATGAGGCGATAACGGTTTTATGCAATTATCACTGGCCCGGAAACGTCCGCGAACTGAAAAATATTTGTGAGCAAGGCGTGGTGATGAGCCGCGGGACGGCCATATTGTTGGAAGACCTGCCCCTGCCCGGTGACGGGAAGCTGTCTTTGAACGGCGCCGGAGAGCAGATCGGCATTAATATCCGCGGCGGCAAAACGTTGAAAGAAGTGGTTGCCGATGTGGAAAAGCAAGTGATCCTCAAGGCACTGAACGAAAATAACTGGAACAGGCAGGATACAGCCAGAATGCTGGGTTTGAACCGCCGGTCCCTGTATGCCAAAATGAAGGAATATGACTTAATTGATGGGTAA